The Synechococcus sp. MU1643 genome contains a region encoding:
- a CDS encoding AbrB family transcriptional regulator: MLTGAELLNRVKELGDCAKTDLARGCGYVVQKKDGSEQVKFTAFYEALLEAKGLSFSTGASGVGKGGRKLSYKAVVQGNGNLLIGKAYTALLELQPGDEYEIKLGRKQIRLIPVGGSEEED; encoded by the coding sequence ATGCTTACCGGAGCTGAATTGCTCAACCGCGTCAAGGAACTTGGTGATTGCGCCAAGACAGATCTGGCCAGAGGTTGTGGTTATGTCGTCCAAAAGAAAGACGGCTCTGAACAGGTGAAATTCACCGCGTTCTACGAGGCTTTGCTGGAGGCCAAGGGCCTATCGTTTTCCACCGGTGCATCCGGTGTGGGCAAGGGAGGTCGCAAGCTTTCCTACAAAGCTGTGGTTCAGGGCAATGGCAATCTCTTGATCGGCAAGGCTTACACCGCCCTGTTGGAATTGCAGCCCGGTGATGAATATGAGATCAAGCTTGGACGCAAGCAGATCCGCCTGATTCCCGTTGGCGGCTCCGAAGAAGAGGATTGA
- a CDS encoding PhoH family protein — protein sequence MKDKIVVIDTNVLLHDPEAPHRFGDLRVVIPMQVVEEIDRFKRDHSEKGRNARRIARLLDSYRARGSLADGVPIEGTNHGMLQVIFCQAQALQDLPAELQGGGGDNNILAVALEQMRCSGLKQAPEVVLISKDINLRIKADAVGLQAEDYVNDNVSIDDLYSGFRELSTDAETIKTLHDEDQLPLEAFTDPDGQHLQANEGVVLVDQHNDSHTLLARHQGNSNSIKPLHRLNRAHLGRIKARNREQSFALDLLLDPSVALVTLVGKAGTGKTLLALAAGLHQVADTHYYARLLVTRPPISLGKDIGYLPGTLEEKLGPWMKPIIDNIDFITGSSPGEEAEQTKKQRHREPRNAWADLQGMGLLEVEAINTIRGRSIPNQFLVVDEAQNLTPLEVKTIVTRVGEGTKVVFTGDPYQIDNPYVDAESNGLTWLVEKLKGQPLVGHMTLTKGERSELAELAANIL from the coding sequence ATGAAAGATAAAATTGTCGTTATCGACACGAATGTGCTGCTCCACGATCCTGAGGCGCCGCACCGCTTTGGTGATTTAAGGGTTGTGATCCCCATGCAAGTGGTTGAAGAAATCGACCGCTTCAAGAGAGATCACTCTGAAAAAGGCCGAAATGCCCGGCGGATTGCAAGGCTCTTGGATTCCTATCGTGCCCGCGGAAGCCTTGCTGATGGCGTTCCGATCGAGGGAACGAACCATGGCATGCTGCAGGTGATTTTCTGTCAGGCCCAAGCCCTTCAAGACTTACCCGCAGAGCTTCAGGGGGGCGGGGGCGACAACAACATCCTCGCGGTGGCCCTCGAGCAGATGCGATGCAGTGGGCTGAAGCAGGCGCCCGAGGTTGTGCTGATCAGCAAAGACATCAACCTGAGAATCAAGGCTGATGCGGTGGGCCTGCAGGCCGAGGACTATGTCAACGACAACGTCTCGATTGACGATCTCTACTCAGGCTTCCGTGAACTCAGCACCGATGCGGAGACGATCAAGACCCTGCATGACGAGGATCAGCTGCCTCTGGAGGCTTTCACCGATCCCGATGGGCAGCATCTCCAGGCCAATGAAGGCGTCGTTCTGGTGGATCAGCACAACGACAGCCACACCCTGCTGGCTCGGCATCAAGGCAACAGCAACAGCATCAAGCCGCTTCACCGGCTGAATCGTGCCCATTTGGGCCGCATCAAGGCGAGAAACCGCGAGCAAAGTTTCGCTCTGGATTTGCTGCTCGATCCCTCTGTTGCTCTGGTGACTCTGGTGGGCAAGGCCGGCACAGGCAAAACGTTGCTGGCCCTCGCCGCGGGTTTGCACCAGGTGGCCGATACCCATTACTACGCTCGTCTGTTGGTGACGCGCCCACCGATCTCCCTCGGCAAAGACATTGGCTACCTGCCCGGCACGCTCGAGGAGAAACTCGGCCCCTGGATGAAGCCGATCATCGACAACATCGACTTCATTACCGGTTCGTCCCCTGGCGAGGAGGCTGAGCAGACCAAGAAACAGCGACACCGCGAACCACGCAACGCCTGGGCCGATCTGCAAGGCATGGGCTTGTTGGAGGTTGAAGCGATCAACACCATCCGCGGCCGATCGATTCCCAATCAGTTCCTGGTGGTGGATGAGGCGCAGAACCTCACGCCCCTGGAAGTGAAGACGATCGTGACGCGGGTGGGTGAAGGAACCAAGGTTGTCTTCACCGGTGACCCCTACCAAATCGATAATCCCTATGTGGATGCCGAAAGCAACGGGCTCACCTGGTTGGTGGAAAAGCTCAAAGGCCAACCCCTGGTGGGACACATGACCCTCACCAAAGGAGAGCGCAGCGAACTGGCCGAACTGGCCGCCAACATCCTCTGA
- a CDS encoding LOG family protein, translated as MTQLPKPSTPERANLDAILNSPTYRIAHEDPDLLNSNAMRGVRMLLEITKPDLYLETAGIESTIIVFGGARIVDKDAAAAKLAQAEQRLSATPGSSALNRQVIHAKQLVDLSRFYDAAREFAALASQHGQADKGQSHGCASHVIVTGGGPGIMEAANRGAFEAGCRSIGLNITLPFEQHPNPFITPDLCFKFNYFSLRKFHFVMRSIGAILFPGGFGTLDELFELLTLRQVGTKGSMPIVLFGTEFWRRLVDFDYLAEMGLISDDDLDLIHFSDSAKEAWDFIHSRTQAEPEAS; from the coding sequence ATGACTCAATTGCCAAAACCTTCAACACCTGAACGAGCCAACCTCGATGCGATTCTGAATTCCCCCACTTACAGAATTGCCCACGAAGATCCCGACTTGCTGAACAGCAATGCCATGCGTGGTGTGCGCATGTTGCTTGAAATCACCAAGCCGGATCTGTATCTGGAAACTGCCGGGATCGAATCGACGATCATTGTTTTTGGTGGCGCCAGAATCGTCGATAAAGACGCTGCTGCAGCGAAGCTGGCGCAAGCAGAGCAACGGCTCAGCGCAACTCCAGGCTCATCGGCGTTGAACAGGCAAGTCATCCACGCAAAACAGCTCGTGGATTTGTCCCGTTTTTACGATGCAGCTCGAGAATTTGCCGCCTTGGCCTCCCAGCATGGTCAGGCGGATAAAGGACAAAGCCATGGATGCGCATCCCACGTGATCGTGACCGGTGGCGGACCGGGAATTATGGAAGCCGCCAACCGAGGTGCCTTTGAGGCTGGCTGCCGTTCCATCGGGCTGAATATCACGCTTCCGTTTGAACAACATCCCAATCCCTTCATCACCCCCGACCTTTGCTTCAAGTTCAACTATTTCTCACTGCGTAAATTCCATTTTGTGATGCGCTCGATTGGAGCCATCCTTTTCCCGGGCGGCTTTGGCACGCTCGATGAACTGTTTGAGCTGCTCACCCTGCGGCAAGTCGGCACCAAAGGCAGCATGCCCATTGTTCTGTTCGGAACAGAGTTTTGGAGGAGGCTGGTGGACTTTGATTACCTCGCTGAGATGGGCTTGATCTCAGATGACGACCTCGATCTGATTCATTTCTCGGACTCGGCGAAAGAGGCATGGGACTTCATCCACAGCCGAACGCAGGCCGAGCCTGAGGCGAGCTGA
- a CDS encoding phycobilisome rod-core linker polypeptide, which translates to MPALKYKRDFTHEQRVSFAFANSVDAAKSASSNKGKAASTPAEYKQNQCAAMGIGMGPRIHEECPFSAINHSYASTGSQALEAAITAGYKQVFGNIGISDNQRLVSLEAFLCDGRINVQGFMAGLVKSELYKQKFFHAVSPMRGIELTTKHLLGRPPINQKEVSAGIQLIAAEGFDAFVDSLVRSEEYLETFGTDTVPYLRGFKSEARASCSTFVGMAEITPANASSENAMYTGPSLVKRFSMDLNSFAAAAVYSDDSDRGGFSYTNAVSNPRNAAYRRMYGGKFNYGRF; encoded by the coding sequence ATGCCAGCCCTGAAGTACAAGCGGGATTTCACCCACGAACAGCGGGTGTCATTCGCATTTGCGAACTCCGTAGATGCAGCCAAAAGTGCCAGCTCCAACAAGGGCAAGGCGGCATCTACACCTGCTGAGTACAAGCAAAACCAGTGCGCCGCTATGGGCATTGGTATGGGCCCCCGGATCCATGAGGAGTGCCCCTTCTCGGCGATCAACCACTCCTATGCCTCAACGGGCAGCCAGGCTCTAGAAGCTGCTATCACCGCTGGCTACAAGCAGGTGTTCGGCAACATCGGTATCTCCGACAACCAGCGTCTCGTCTCACTGGAGGCTTTCCTCTGTGACGGCCGCATCAACGTGCAGGGCTTCATGGCAGGCCTGGTGAAATCTGAGCTTTACAAGCAGAAGTTTTTCCACGCCGTGTCTCCTATGCGCGGCATCGAGCTCACCACCAAGCACCTGCTGGGTCGCCCTCCGATCAATCAGAAGGAAGTGAGCGCTGGCATTCAGCTGATCGCTGCAGAGGGTTTCGACGCTTTCGTTGACAGCCTCGTTCGCTCGGAGGAGTACCTCGAAACCTTCGGAACCGACACGGTTCCTTATCTGCGTGGCTTCAAGTCGGAAGCACGGGCTTCCTGCTCCACCTTTGTTGGTATGGCCGAAATCACTCCGGCCAATGCCAGCTCTGAAAACGCCATGTACACCGGCCCTTCCCTGGTGAAGCGTTTCAGCATGGATCTCAATTCCTTCGCTGCTGCTGCTGTTTATTCAGATGACAGCGATCGTGGTGGCTTCTCCTACACGAACGCCGTCAGCAATCCCCGCAACGCTGCTTACCGCCGCATGTATGGCGGCAAGTTCAACTACGGCCGCTTCTGA
- a CDS encoding cytochrome P450 produces the protein MATTPLPTTGAVSGLGETLAFFTQADFAQRRFQFHGDVFETKLLAQRMVFIRGERAIGDLLGQSDSLEGWWPESVRQLLGSQSLANRTGPGHKARRRVVGQLFSSAALARYTPSIQKLVEELCQELISTNTPLPLAARMRRFAFAVIATTVLGLDGVSRDALFADFEIWTRALFSIPLAIPGTPFAKAMAARQRLLNRIKRVLQAGGNQGGLDLLSGGLDEAGIPLDNDDLAEQLLLLLFAGYETTASSLSCLFRALLLNPELERWLREGLADDPTSPRLDATVLEVMRLTPPVGGFFRRSLAPINLADVAVPEGSVIQVVLSPTSNKDDDDLVTFRPQRHLDGSFKQTLLPFGGGERVCLGKALAELEIRLMAVGLLEAVELQLQPDQDMTLQLIPSPTPKDGLLVQAAAR, from the coding sequence ATGGCCACCACCCCCCTCCCCACCACGGGCGCCGTGAGCGGACTGGGAGAAACCCTGGCCTTCTTCACCCAGGCGGATTTCGCCCAACGGCGCTTCCAGTTCCACGGCGATGTGTTCGAAACCAAGCTGCTGGCCCAGCGGATGGTGTTCATCCGCGGCGAACGGGCCATCGGCGATCTACTGGGGCAAAGCGACTCCCTCGAGGGCTGGTGGCCTGAGAGTGTGCGGCAACTGCTGGGAAGCCAATCGCTGGCCAACCGAACAGGCCCCGGCCACAAGGCTAGGCGGCGCGTGGTGGGGCAGCTGTTCTCCAGCGCAGCGCTGGCGCGCTACACCCCGTCCATCCAGAAGTTGGTGGAAGAGCTCTGCCAGGAGTTAATCAGCACAAACACACCGCTGCCTCTGGCGGCGCGGATGCGGCGTTTCGCCTTTGCGGTGATCGCCACCACGGTGCTGGGGTTGGATGGCGTCAGCCGTGACGCACTGTTCGCCGATTTCGAGATCTGGACCCGGGCGCTGTTCTCGATTCCGCTGGCGATTCCGGGCACCCCCTTCGCCAAGGCGATGGCGGCACGCCAACGGCTGCTAAACCGCATCAAAAGAGTGCTTCAAGCGGGGGGCAACCAAGGAGGCCTGGATCTGCTGAGCGGCGGCCTGGATGAAGCCGGCATCCCCCTGGACAATGACGACCTGGCAGAACAGCTGCTGCTGTTGCTGTTTGCCGGCTACGAGACCACCGCCTCGTCCTTGAGCTGCCTGTTCCGGGCCCTGCTGCTCAACCCGGAGTTGGAGCGCTGGTTGCGCGAGGGCTTGGCGGACGACCCGACATCACCACGGTTGGACGCGACGGTGTTGGAGGTGATGCGGCTGACGCCGCCGGTGGGGGGATTCTTCCGGCGCAGCCTCGCGCCGATCAACCTGGCGGATGTGGCCGTTCCCGAAGGCAGCGTGATTCAGGTGGTGCTGAGCCCGACGTCCAACAAAGATGACGACGATCTGGTGACGTTCAGGCCGCAACGCCACCTGGATGGATCGTTCAAGCAAACGCTGCTGCCCTTCGGCGGTGGCGAACGGGTCTGCCTTGGCAAGGCCCTGGCGGAACTGGAGATCCGCCTGATGGCTGTGGGACTGCTGGAGGCGGTGGAACTGCAGCTGCAGCCGGATCAAGACATGACGCTGCAGCTGATCCCCAGCCCCACTCCTAAAGACGGCCTGCTGGTTCAGGCTGCAGCACGGTGA
- a CDS encoding lipocalin-like domain-containing protein — translation MSVSSVQPAQAITTPTVHGAWQLLSYEVEEQANGETFAPMGENPTGYVIFTAEGRLSFMLSAEGRQPGSNVEERSALLSSMIAYTGIYRLEGHRWITHVDVAWNPEWVGTEQTRFFAIDGDLLTVHTPWRVMPNWPDKGLTRSIVRFQRCR, via the coding sequence GTGAGCGTCAGTTCAGTTCAGCCCGCCCAAGCCATCACCACTCCCACCGTTCATGGCGCGTGGCAACTGTTGAGCTACGAGGTTGAAGAACAAGCCAACGGCGAAACCTTCGCGCCGATGGGCGAGAACCCCACGGGCTATGTGATCTTCACGGCGGAGGGGCGTCTCTCCTTCATGCTCTCGGCGGAGGGTCGCCAACCAGGCAGCAACGTCGAGGAGCGATCTGCCCTTTTAAGCAGCATGATCGCGTACACCGGCATCTACCGGCTCGAGGGTCACCGCTGGATCACCCATGTGGATGTGGCATGGAACCCGGAATGGGTGGGCACGGAACAGACCCGCTTTTTCGCGATCGACGGCGACCTGCTCACGGTGCACACCCCCTGGCGGGTGATGCCCAACTGGCCCGACAAAGGTCTGACCCGCAGCATTGTTCGCTTTCAGCGCTGCCGCTGA
- a CDS encoding response regulator, which produces MAACCGDRLILACLCLAEPIRRAVVGAATTEEEGFELVLRHQPSLLICSSDLETGYGMNLLRQVKAELPTCQLLIVLVRETQAVVQEAMQAYADAVIFKSSLGTGKGDFVQALHTLAEGGVYLPEEIRQLGAAQAPQRTCRP; this is translated from the coding sequence GTGGCGGCCTGCTGCGGTGATCGCCTCATCCTGGCTTGCCTTTGTCTGGCGGAACCGATTCGTCGTGCCGTGGTGGGGGCTGCCACCACTGAAGAGGAAGGCTTTGAGCTGGTGCTGCGCCATCAGCCGAGCCTGCTGATCTGCAGCTCGGATCTGGAGACCGGCTACGGCATGAACCTGCTGCGGCAGGTGAAGGCGGAGCTGCCCACCTGTCAGCTGTTGATCGTGCTGGTGCGTGAAACCCAGGCCGTGGTGCAGGAGGCGATGCAGGCCTATGCCGATGCGGTGATCTTCAAATCAAGCCTCGGCACCGGCAAGGGTGATTTCGTTCAAGCCCTTCACACCCTCGCTGAAGGAGGTGTGTATCTCCCCGAGGAGATACGCCAGCTCGGTGCAGCCCAGGCGCCGCAACGAACCTGCCGCCCTTGA